Proteins from a genomic interval of Lycium ferocissimum isolate CSIRO_LF1 chromosome 2, AGI_CSIRO_Lferr_CH_V1, whole genome shotgun sequence:
- the LOC132040986 gene encoding uncharacterized protein LOC132040986 isoform X1 encodes MNFPFINRAVQVQTLTYTSGFQQLFFKHSRQMARSALDEMSATGAFERTASTFRNIISRDPGSVFPVESGRYHLYISYACPWASRCLAYLKIKGLDQAISFTSVKPIWERTKDSDEHMGWVFASSSTEEPGAEPDSVNGTKNIRELYELASTNYSGKYTVPVLWDKKLKTVVNNESSEIIRMFNSEFNDIAGNAALDLYPPHLQSQINEVNEWIYDGINNGVYRCGFAKKQEPYDEAVQKLYDALDKCEEILSKQRYLCGDQVTEADIRLFVTLIRFDEVYAVHFKCNKKLLREYPNLFNYTKDIFQIPGMSSTVNMEHIKKHYYGSHPTINPFGIIPQGPNIDYSSPHDREKFSK; translated from the exons atgaattttccttttataaatAGAGCAGTCCAAGTACAAACACTGACATACACTTCTGGATTCCAACAGCTGTTTTTCAAG CACAGTAGACAAATGGCTCGTTCTGCTCTGGATGAGATGTCAGCAACTGGTGCTTTCGAAAGAACTGCTTCAACCTTCCGTAATATAATCTCAAGGGACCCCGGTTCCGTTTTTCCAGTAGAATCTGGGAGGTACCACCTCTACATATCATATGCTTGCCCATGGGCATCAAGGTGCCTTGCTTACTTGAAGATTAAAGGCCTTGACCAAGCCATTAGTTTCACA TCTGTTAAACCTATATGGGAGAGGACGAAGGACAGTGACGAGCACATGGGATGGGTATTTGCTTCGTCAAGCACCGAGGAACCAGGAGCCGAGCCTGATTCTGTTAATGGAACCAAAAACATAAGGGAGCTATATGAGCTTGCAAGTACAAACTATTCTGGAAAATACACAGTTCCG GTTCTTTGGGATAAGAAACTGAAGACAGTTGTGAACAACGAGAGTTCAGAAATAATACGAATGTTTAATAGTGAATTCAATGACATAGCTGGGAATGCAGCTTTGGACCTTTATCCTCCTCATTTGCAATCCCAAATCAATGAAGTAAATGAGTGGATATATGATGGCATAAACAACGGAGTATATCGATGTGGTTTTGCAAAGAAGCAAGAGCCTTATGATGAG GCAGTGCAAAAACTATACGATGCTTTGGACAAATGTGAAGAGATACTGAGCAAGCAGAGATACTTATGTGGAGATCAAGTGACTGAAGCAGATATTCGCTTGTTTGTCACCCTGATTAGGTTTGACGAG GTGTATGCTGTCCACTTCAAGTGCAATAAGAAGCTACTTCGCGAGTATCCAAATCTGTTTAATTATACCAAAGACATTTTCCAAATACCTGGCATGAGCAGTACCGTCAACATGGAACACATCAAAAAGCATTACTATGGAAGCCATCCGACCATCAATCCTTTTGGGATTATTCCTCAGGGTCCAAATATCGACTATTCCTCTCCACATGATCGAGAGAAATTCTCTAAGTAG
- the LOC132040986 gene encoding uncharacterized protein LOC132040986 isoform X2, whose product MARSALDEMSATGAFERTASTFRNIISRDPGSVFPVESGRYHLYISYACPWASRCLAYLKIKGLDQAISFTSVKPIWERTKDSDEHMGWVFASSSTEEPGAEPDSVNGTKNIRELYELASTNYSGKYTVPVLWDKKLKTVVNNESSEIIRMFNSEFNDIAGNAALDLYPPHLQSQINEVNEWIYDGINNGVYRCGFAKKQEPYDEAVQKLYDALDKCEEILSKQRYLCGDQVTEADIRLFVTLIRFDEVYAVHFKCNKKLLREYPNLFNYTKDIFQIPGMSSTVNMEHIKKHYYGSHPTINPFGIIPQGPNIDYSSPHDREKFSK is encoded by the exons ATGGCTCGTTCTGCTCTGGATGAGATGTCAGCAACTGGTGCTTTCGAAAGAACTGCTTCAACCTTCCGTAATATAATCTCAAGGGACCCCGGTTCCGTTTTTCCAGTAGAATCTGGGAGGTACCACCTCTACATATCATATGCTTGCCCATGGGCATCAAGGTGCCTTGCTTACTTGAAGATTAAAGGCCTTGACCAAGCCATTAGTTTCACA TCTGTTAAACCTATATGGGAGAGGACGAAGGACAGTGACGAGCACATGGGATGGGTATTTGCTTCGTCAAGCACCGAGGAACCAGGAGCCGAGCCTGATTCTGTTAATGGAACCAAAAACATAAGGGAGCTATATGAGCTTGCAAGTACAAACTATTCTGGAAAATACACAGTTCCG GTTCTTTGGGATAAGAAACTGAAGACAGTTGTGAACAACGAGAGTTCAGAAATAATACGAATGTTTAATAGTGAATTCAATGACATAGCTGGGAATGCAGCTTTGGACCTTTATCCTCCTCATTTGCAATCCCAAATCAATGAAGTAAATGAGTGGATATATGATGGCATAAACAACGGAGTATATCGATGTGGTTTTGCAAAGAAGCAAGAGCCTTATGATGAG GCAGTGCAAAAACTATACGATGCTTTGGACAAATGTGAAGAGATACTGAGCAAGCAGAGATACTTATGTGGAGATCAAGTGACTGAAGCAGATATTCGCTTGTTTGTCACCCTGATTAGGTTTGACGAG GTGTATGCTGTCCACTTCAAGTGCAATAAGAAGCTACTTCGCGAGTATCCAAATCTGTTTAATTATACCAAAGACATTTTCCAAATACCTGGCATGAGCAGTACCGTCAACATGGAACACATCAAAAAGCATTACTATGGAAGCCATCCGACCATCAATCCTTTTGGGATTATTCCTCAGGGTCCAAATATCGACTATTCCTCTCCACATGATCGAGAGAAATTCTCTAAGTAG